One window of Helicoverpa zea isolate HzStark_Cry1AcR chromosome 12, ilHelZeax1.1, whole genome shotgun sequence genomic DNA carries:
- the LOC124635185 gene encoding activating transcription factor 7-interacting protein 2 yields MQLILDSEPALAIERKMSAIGDVHNEKVGNGDTEKLDENNCNGNKENIADANIITNDEENKQVVNSEVDTSTDTAIETKSGNAEEDNRNGDVMKEAPANNIPEPKDGNEESQTNGISVEAEITDNIINESDTKAAEIEDEIAENEAVVVEKENLNKNLEDPEKVSKTVANSVKMTVEANLPSAKKDTEIVEKPVEKQEECDTADLPGDKDDIEIVEQPVEKHKECDITLDKDLEIQANTPENKEKQLDDSNNEKSKPDCDPSTQDDMDVEEVVEPANTKEIVVLKTDEISTAPARTNNVNKPIIVCKLSNTLDILSDDEDEAPPEPPLVVDATEKQCINIEDDDDIMLIDEDTNKTEKPQNVDISNKEETPISVNENVTNSETGEKISEEDLFAKTEDKELPKTLEDGSDSIKINEKQEDSEPKLESDAPLIPENFFKTAKKNLSDMTRDELEEFCILKIVESIVDRSNLSEIKNRLKTVAQGIEEYRKKAMMLSKQNRDLQVVLKSIQEEQKKVSPETPITPLKITRSVGMQVYMEKSGARRKNVAQLQNPNNNSASNRQNAKTPGGPATSGRAPKTPAATQAIPVPRLVPASNNPAMKSPSTIPMVNQTTPTKAATAIPNGVKSPMPAQKVAEKRQHNRILSVTVDLTDDEPPTKVNNRTSPAPPVRVVPSQNLMASPRQPFASNSSLRKVYIPISGPQTQGLRPGQTIMVKTVPATGLRPRGPTPPVPRAAAGAVRMNRAQTGRHPAPLPDIMKQYQPPNWKALPPAPDLKLSKVENGIVISWKIEGYQEDSYEEIASYQLYAYQETSSPPSTALWKKIGDVKALPLPMACTLTQFMAGFKYYFAVRAVDIRSRLGPFSLPGSILLLNKL; encoded by the exons ATGCAATTAATCCTCGATTCTGAGCCCGCTTTAGCTATAGAGAGAAAAATGTCCGCGATTGGCGATGTACATAATGAGAAAGTTGGAAATGGTGATACTGAAAAACTTGATGAAAATAATTGCAACGGTAACAAAGAAAACATAGCCGACGCTAACATTATTACTAATGATGAGGAGAATAAACAAGTTGTAAACTCAGAAGTTGACACTTCAACCGACACGGCTATTGAAACAAAATCCGGTAATGCTGAAGAGGACAATAGGAATGGTGATGTTATGAAAGAAGCACCTGCAAATAATATTCCAGAGCCAAAAGATGGAAATGAAGAATCTCAAACTAATGGTATAAGTGTAGAAGCTGAAATTAccgataatattattaatgaatcTGATACGAAGGCTGCAGAAATTGAAGACGAAATTGCGGAAAATGAAGCCGTTGTCGTTGAAAAggaaaatttaaacaaaaatctaGAAGATCCAGAAAAAGTTTCGAAAACTGTAGCGAATTCTGTAAAAATGACGGTTGAAGCAAATTTACCCAGTGCTAAAAAGGATACTGAAATCGTAGAAAAGCCTGTCGAAAAGCAAGAAGAATGCGACACAGCAGATTTGCCTGGTGATAAAGATGACATTGAAATTGTAGAACAGCCAGTTGAAAAGCATAAAGAATGCGATATTACATTAGATAAAGATTTAGAAATTCAAGCCAATACTCCCGAAAACAAGGAAAAACAATTAGATGATAGCAATAATGAAAAATCAAAACCCGACTGTGATCCTTCTACGCAAGATGACATGGACGTCGAAGAGGTTGTTGAACCAGCAAATACTAAagaaattgttgttttaaaaacagACGAAATTTCCACTGCCCCTGCTAGAACGaacaatgtaaataaacctaTTATTGTATGTAAGTTATCTAATACTCTTGATATATTGTCTGACGATGAGGATGAGGCACCCCCTGAACCTCCACTGGTCGTGGATGCAACTGAGAAACAATGCATTAACATAGAAGATGACGATGACATCATGCTTATTGATGAGGACACAAACAAGACTGAAAAACCTCAAAATGTAGATATtagtaataaagaggaaactccAATTAGTGTAAATGAGAATGTAACGAATTCTGAAACTGGAGAAAAGATCAGTGAAGAGGATCTATTCGCTAAGACTGAAGATAAAG aatTGCCGAAGACTCTGGAAGATGGAAGTGATTCTATTAAGATCAATGAAAAGCAAGAAGATTCCGAACCTAAGTTAGAATCGGATGCGCCGCTAATTCCAGAGAACTTTTTCAAAACTGCTAAGAAGAATTTATCTGATATGACCCGGGACGAGTTGGAGGAATTCTGCATACTTAAAATAGTAGAGAGTATTGTCGACCGAAgtaatttaagtgaaattaagAACAGACTAAAGACTGTGGCACAGGGAATCGAGGAATACAGGAAAAAAGCAATGATGCTTTCAAAGCAGAATCGGGATCTACAAGTAGTGCTAAAGTCCATTCAAGAGGAACAGAAGAAGGTGTCACCAGAAACGCCAATAACGCCCCTGAAAATTACGCGGTCAGTGGGCATGCAAGTTTACATGGAAAAGTCGGGTGCACGGCGAAAAAATGTCGCGCAATTACAAAATCCCAATAATAATAGTGCTTCCAACAGACAGAATGCGAAAACCCCTGGTGGGCCGGCCACTAGCGGACGTGCTCCGAAAACACCTGCTGCTACACAAGCCATACCCGTCCCGAGGCTAGTGCCGGCTAGCAACAACCCTGCTATGAAGTCTCCAAGTACCATACCTATGGTTAATCAGACAACCCCTACTAAAGCTGCCACTGCCATCCCGAACGGAGTCAAATCCCCTATGCCTGCACAAAAAGTGGCTGAAAAAAGACAGCATAACAGAATTTTGTCTGTGACAGTAGACCTGACTGATGATGAACCACCAACGAAAGTGAACAATAGGACTTCACCTGCACCACCAGTCAGAGTTGTTCCCTCTCAAAATTTAATGGCAAGTCCTAGACAACCGTTTGCAAGCAATAGTAGTCTTCGAAAAGTGTACATTCCTATAAGTGGTCCTCAGACTCAAGGCTTAAGACCTGGACAGACTATCATGGTAAAAACTGTTCCTGCAACGG GTTTAAGACCAAGGGGTCCTACACCTCCAGTGCCAAGAGCAGCAGCAGGTGCAGTCAGAATGAATAGGGCCCAAACTGGAAGGCATCCAGCACCATTACCTGACATCATGAAGCAATACCAGCCACCAAATTGGAAAGCTTTGCCGCCTGCCCCAGACCTAAAACTGTCCAAAGTAGAAAACGGCATAGTCATCTCTTGGAAAATTGAAGGTTATCAAGAAGACAGTTATGAAGAAATTGCCAGTTATCAGCTTTATGCATACCAAGAAACATCATCTCCACCTAGTACAGCATTATGGAAGAAGATTGGAGATGTGAAAGCGTTGCCTTTGCCTATGGCCTGTACGCTGACCCAGTTCATGGCTGGCTTCAAATACTACTTTGCTGTAAGAGCAGTAGACATCAGATCTCGTCTTGGCCCCTTCAGTTTACCTGGGAGTATACTGCTGCTGAATAAATTGTAA